A window of the Microplitis mediator isolate UGA2020A chromosome 5, iyMicMedi2.1, whole genome shotgun sequence genome harbors these coding sequences:
- the LOC130668279 gene encoding ATP synthase mitochondrial F1 complex assembly factor 2: MFCLKYRQLLPKTIIVRKMATVKRFYRKTNILQSGDKYEITLDQRKLKTPKGRVFEVTSKPLALAVALEWDSQEETIHRSNMHLTALCSTFLDNPQHLSSIDIVNYIANYLETDTILFQSDETEELFKLQKDKWDPMIQWFCDKYQVDIEKTTSISAPIIPSNTKETIVRHMASYDAAALHGFMYGVDVLKSVILMLALSERVINVEEAVSLSRLEEEFQISHWGNVEWSHELSKQDLQARLAAAVLFIHLNSSSTTTKPKLDST; this comes from the exons CAGTTATTACCAAAAACAATTATCGTCCGTAAAATGG ctactGTAAAAAGGTTTTATCGCAAGACAAATATATTACAAAGTGGtgataaatatgaaataacaCTAGACCAACGAAAACTAAAGACACCTAAAGGACGAGTATTTGAAGTCACGAGTAAACCATTGGCTTTAGCTGTCGCATTAGAATGGGATAGTCAAGAGGAAACTATTCACAGGAGTAATATGCATTTG aCAGCTCTATGCAGTACATTTTTAGATAACCCTCAGCATTTAAGTTCCATTGACATTGTTAATTATATTGCTAATTATTTAGAGACTGAcactattttatttcaatcggac GAAACggaagaattatttaaactgcAGAAAGATAAATGGGATCCAATGATTCAGTGGTTTTGTGATAAGTATCAAGTCGATATAGAAAAAACTACAAGTATAAGTGCGCCAATTATTCCGAGTAATACCAAAGAAACCATAGTAAGACATATGGCTTCTTATGATGCTGCAGCACTTCATg GATTTATGTATGGTGTTGATGTATTAAAATCAGTTATTCTAATGCTAGCTTTGTCCGAAAGAGTCATAAATGTTGAAGAAGCTGTTAGTTTATCGAGACTAGAAGAAGAGTTTcag atATCACACTGGGGTAATGTAGAATGGTCCCATGAATTAAGCAAACAAGATTTACAGGCACGATTGGCAGCGGcagtattatttattcatttaaattcatcATCCACTACTACAAAACCCAAACTTGACAGTACATAG
- the LOC130668278 gene encoding protein eyes shut — MTIRFYKSLNILRRQLIIAGIICLIPKSYGLNCTSDPCMYGICLDNDNNSYSCYCIDGYTGINCQINWDDCWSNPCYNGGTCNDGVASYNCTCLDGFIGINCETKYSECMNQPCLNNGTCIDYNGFTCQCQEGYSGDYCEIDVSVCNSTICKNGGECIDGPGYSYNCHCRDGWTGDLCEEDIDECLSSPCQNGGLCLNIPATYTCACLFGFTGKDCDKVIVACEYNPCKNDAMCLLEDNQPVCYCVPDYHGPLCEMRYNDCESKYAHCENGGTCIDGINNFTCSCPPLYSGEMCSFYSPNLITESHTINATQHTDTSTYTSTLSTSPQSQPQPQPQVTEHEHTEHLTTENCIESTIMSSSSSSTTTISTLITDNTTKSSTSSTRETINDTWTESPVTYETSTDKFTTSQLITTIDTLSSTADYSKDKTTAPETSTNVFQINDTKSNKNFSTEASLDSSTKVPIVQLNETVSIDLTSTTPLSPSLPSSTMTAIKLTTWPVEKNFTTQLSMEENKSLPLFTTTSVPIIFTTNKVINESLITFSIPTTTSTIDLPLTIPTLSDFTTDKSLITPATITYSIGTEGQGRSKPYNCTADDCIHAITPCTSSNTSQCDCDSTDCAPAVTQSSSTITNAAFNGKSYVRQQLKIDDSGLLKIYLRLKTKSKSGIIMHAFFDEERYVLLYMELGQLKFQFSCGLQTMLLGEIDTPINNGVDVDIEMRFKYLVENEIGKCSARLFVNNTMAMSGEQMLSARTDIPQVVRVHFGGIPQAFSHYFPRIALGFIGCMSLLKVNDVERHFILDSVETYQIEECTSFLCLLNPCRNFGSCHDIDGKVYCKCIPGYAGELCEKTACDDNPCYLGSTCISSPGTGFICVCPLNMHGRRCEEESIIVDPSFSVFIPGFSSYIAYGINGLIQNYMEIKMRIMPHSVDQISLIAYIGQGAVSRDTTDHFSVTYVKGYIMLTWDLGSGVRRIFTKRPLSSRSRGPYTLHVGRRGRDAWLFVDGIGNVTGQAAGTMNKLNVSPLLYIGGHKSKNFETLPHDLPLHTGFSGCIYEIELRTENTVIPVTKSSPASGRGVGECHRNECSYNTCKNGAVCLNHGPTYSCICMKEWQGPDCTVPAVTCSSSNLSCQSMTSI, encoded by the exons ATGACGATAAG attttataaatcattGAACATTTTGAGGcgacaattaataattgccggtattatttgtttaataccTAAATCATATGGATTAAATTGTACAAGtgatccatgtatgtatggaaTCTGCttagataatgataataa TTCATACTCATGCTATTGTATTGATGGATACACTGGAATTAATTGTCAAATAAATTGGGATGACTGTTGGTCAAATCCTTGTTACAATGGCGGTACTTGTAATGATGGAGTTGCCTCATATAATTGCACGTGTCTAGATGGATTTATAG ggatAAATTGTGAAACAAAATATAGCGAATGTATGAACCAGCCGTGTCTTAATAATGGGACATGTATTGATTACAACGGATTCACGTGCCAATGTCAAGAAGGATACTCAG gaGATTATTGCGAAATAGACGTGTCAGTATGCAACAGTACAATTTGTAAAAATGGCGGTGAATGTATTGATGGCCCAGGATATTCATACAATTGTCATTGTCGCGATGGATGGACCGGTGACTTATGTGAGGAAGACATCGACGAGTGTCTCAGTTCACCCTGTCAGAACGGCGGACtttgtttaaatattccaGCAACATACACATGTGCCTGCTTATTTg gtTTTACGGGAAAAGATTGTGACAAAGTAATAGTAGCCTGCGAATATAATCCGTGTAAAAACGATGCCATGTGTCTTTTAGAAGACAATCAACCAGTTTGCTACTGTGTCCCAGATTATCATGGTCCACTATGCGAAATGCGTTACAATGATTGCGAATCAAAGTACGCGCATTGTGAGAACGGCGGAACTTGTATTGACGGTATCAACAATTTCACGTGTTCCTGCCCGCCACTTTACAGTGGGGAAATGTGTAGCTTCTATAGCCCTAATTTGATCACCGAATCTCACACAATAAATGCAACTCAACACACTGATACCTCAACCTATACCTCTACATTATCAACAAGTCCTCAATCGCAACCACAACCACAACCACAAGTAACTGAACATGAACATACTGAGCACTTAACAACTGAAAATTGTATTGAATCGACAATAAtgtcatcgtcatcatcatcgaCAACAACAATATCAACGCTAATTACTGACAATACAACAAAATCATCAACCAGCAGCACCAGAGAAACAATAAACGACACATGGACAGAAAGTCCAGTTACTTATGAGACAAGTACTGATAAATTTACTACCTCTCAATTAATAACTACTATAGACACTTTATCAAGTACAGCAGATTATAGTAAAGATAAAACGACTGCCCCTGAGACTTCAACAAATGTCTTCCAAATAAATGACACaaaatcaaacaaaaatttttctaccgAAGCTTCCTTAGATTCTTCTACTAAAGTACCAATTGTCCAATTAAATGAGACTGTATCAATCGATTTGACATCAACGACACCATTATCCCCATCATTGCCATCGAGTACAATGACagcaattaaattaacaacttggccagtggaaaaaaattttacaactcaATTGTCGatggaagaaaataaaagtctGCCTTTATTTACTACTACTTCGGTACCAATCATTTTTACGACCAATAAAGTAATCAATGAGAGCTTGATAACTTTTTCAATACCAACTACAACTTCGACGATTGATTTGCCATTAACTATACCGACACTGAGTGATTTTACAACAGATAAGTCACTAATTACTCCTGCAACAATTACGTATTCTATTGGGACTGAAGGACAAGGGCGATCTAAGCCTTATAATTGTACTGCTGATGATTGTATTCATGCTATTACGCCATGTACATCTAGCAATACTAGTCAA tgtgATTGTGATTCAACTGACTGTGCCCCAGCTGTAACACAATCATCATCAACTATCACGAACGCAGCATTTAATGGCAAATCTTACGTTCGCCAACAACTTAAAATAGATGATAGCggattattgaaaatttatttgagattGAAAACAAAATCTAAGAGTGGAATTATTATGCACGCATTTTTTGACGAAGAAAGATATGTTTTATTGTATATGGAATTAGGAcaattgaaatttcaattttcatgtGGACTACAGACAATGTTACTTGGTGAAATAGATACGCCAATTAATAATGGAGTTGATGTTGACATAGAAATgag atTTAAGTATTTAGTAGAAAATGAAATAGGAAAATGTTCAGCAAGATTGTTTGTCAACAATACAATGGCAATGAGTGGTGAACAAATGTTATCTGCACGTACTGATATTCCACAAGTAGTACGCGTACATTTCGGTGGAATACCACAAGCTTTTTCACATTATTTCCCGCGGATCGCGTTAGGATTTATTGGATGCATGAGTTTATTGAAG GTAAATGACGTTGAAAGACATTTCATTTTGGATTCTGTTGAAACTTATCAAATAGAAGAGTGTACGTCGTTTTTATGTCTACTCAACCCATGTAGAAATTTCGGATCATGCCATGATATCGATGGCAAAGTTTACTGCAAATGTATACCCGG ATATGCTGGTGAACTATGCGAAAAAACAGCTTGCGATGATAATCCATGTTATCTTGGGTCAACATGTATCAGTTCACCAGGAACTGGATTTATTTGTGTTTGTCCTCTGAATATGCACGGCCGTCGTTGTGAAGAAg aatCCATAATAGTGGATCCATCGTTCTCAGTTTTTATTCCTGGATTTTCATCATACATCGCGTACGGCATCAATGGCCTGATACAGAATTacatggaaataaaaatgcGTATTATGCCACACTCTGTTGACCAGATATCATTGATAGCTTACATAGGTCAAGGTGCCGTTTCAAGAGACACTACTGATCATTTTTCTGTTACATATGTCAAAGGCTATATTATGTTAACATGGGATTTAGGATCAG GTGTAAGAAGAATTTTTACCAAACGTCCATTGTCATCACGATCACGAGGACCGTATACTCTCCATGTTGGTCGTCGTGGTCGCGATGCTTGGCTATTTGTTGATGGTATTGGTAATGTGACAGGACAAGCCGCTGGtacaatgaataaattaaatgtatcACCATTACTTTATATCg gTGGGcataaatctaaaaattttgaaacattaCCACATGATTTGCCACTACATACTGGATTTTCTGGgtgtatttatgaaattgAGTTACGTACGGAAAATACTGTAATTCCTGTGACTAAATCTAGTCCAGCATCAGGTCGTGGTGTTGGGGAATGTCATCGTAATGAATGTTCTTATAATACATGTAAAAATGGCGCTGTTTGTTTGAATCATGGACCAACTTATAG ctgCATTTGTATGAAAGAGTGGCAAGGACCGGATTGTACTGTACCAGCAGTAACTTGTTCGTCTTCAAATCTATCGTGCCAGTCTATGACGAGTATATAa